In Flammeovirgaceae bacterium, the sequence ATAACGGCACCGACAGGCCCACGAAAAACGCGTTGGTTACTCCCATGAAAAACATCAGGATCATGGTTACCAGCACAAATCCGATGATGATCGTATTGATCAGATCGTGAAGTGTCATTCGCGTATTATCGGACTGATCCGCGGTAATCGTTACCTTAAGCCCGTCCGGCAACACGCGTGCTTCGAAGTCACTGACAATTTCATTAATCTTGTCTGACGCAAGAATAAGGTTCTCACCACTTCGCTTGATTACGTTGAGTGTGATAACATTCTTTCCATCCAGTCGCGCAAAGCTTTGCTGCTCCTCGAAAGAGTCAACCACCTGTGCAACATCTTTTAGGTAAACTTTTCCCCCTGTGGTCGAGCCCACAACAGTGTTGCCCACCTGCTCAGCATTCCTATACTCACCATTAACACTGAGCGAGCGTTTCATCCCATCTACCGCAAGTTGCCCGGCAGAGATGATTACGTTCTCTGATCGAATAGCCGCGAATATGTCTTCCAAACTGACTCCAGCCAGCGCGGCCCGGTACAAGTCTACATTGATCTGCACCTCGCGATCCAAAGCACCTACAACATCGACCCTGCGGATTTCCTTCAATGCCTCAATGCGGTCTTGCATTTGTTCAGCATAACGTTTCAAGGTTTGCAGATCAAAATCTCCCGAAAGGTTAATGTTCATGATCGGTACTTCAGAAATATCAATTTCGATTACTTCCGGCTCATTGTCGAGATCACTTGGAAGATTGGTCTTCGCCCTGTCAACGGCATCTTTTACTTCCTGCTTTGCCTTGTCGATAGAAACATCGGGCTCAAATTCAATGATTACATTCGAAAAGTCCTGCACTGAATTGCTGGTGATTTTCCGCACCCCGGAAATGGACTTCACCTCTTTTTCAATTTCTTTCGTGATGAGGTTTTCAATATCGGAAGGTGATGCACCCGGATAGATTGTTGCCACAAACATCTGTGGAAAAACAACCTCCGGAAAATTCTCTTTTGGCAGTCCATTGTAGGTCATGATGCCGGCAATGCAAATGATCAGCGTTGCGACATAAATGCTTACTTTATTGTCTATCGCCCAGCTCGTAGGCCTGAATTCCTTGTTTGAATCTTGCATGGTGGTGACGGGGTTGACTATATCTTTATAACATCACCATCCTGGAGTCCCTGAAACCCAAAAGTGATAACCTGCTCACCTGGATGTAATCCCTGCACCTGCGCAAGGTTATCCGCTACTCCTGTAACAGAAATAATACGTTTCCGGGCGATTATCACAGAACCCTTTTGTTCGGCTACATAAACCACTTTCTCACCATTCACCTCTTGCACTACATTAATCGGAACGGTCAACGCATTTTCCTCCCGATGAAAAACTACTTTTACAATGGCTGTCATATTCGGCCGGAGATCACGTGATGTCGGAAGCTTTGCTTCGATAGTGAATGTCCTGGAAAGTGGGTCGATAGAGCGTGAAGTGAATGTAACCCTAGCACGCATAGTCGTTGTAAGATCGGGAAGAAGCACCTGAACGGAGTCACCCTTTGCAATTGTGTTTATATAAGCCTCAGAAATTTTCGCTACCAGCTTCAGTTTGTCCATGTTGACAATTCTCACAGCAGGCATCCCCGGAGCAATGTTTTCGCCAACCTTTACCATTACCTGATCCACCACACCGGCTATTGGCGCTTTGATGTATGTCATCTCATTTTGCTCCTGCACTGAGTGCAACTGCTTCTCGAATGATTCTTTATTCGTTTTTGCCTGTAAATACTGAACTTCTGTACCTATTTTTTTCTCCCAAAGATTTTTCTGACGATCGTAAACCGTTTCTGCAAGCCGAAGTTGCGTTTCTATCAACTCCATGTTTCGCAGGATCAGAGAATTATCAACCCGGGCCAATATCTGGCCCTGCTTCACCGACTGTCCTTCTGAAACAGAAACAGAACTCAAGATTCCCATCGAGCGGGCACTAACCAGGATATTGTTTTCAGCTTCTACAACACCTTGGGTCTTAACATAATATTCAAACAAACCTGGTGAAACAGCTGAAACGCTTACATTTTTTGTTTTGAAGAATGATGTATCACGGTTCTGGCCGACCAGTTCCTGTTCCAGATCATGAATCTCCTTTGATAATTGGGCGTGCCGTTCTTTTAACTCCGCCAATCGTGTTGATTTGTCTTCCTGAGTTGCAGACGAGCAGCCAGCTATCACGACCCATAGACAGTATACGGTGAATCGACTTTCCATTTCTTTAAAGACATTATAGTTTCTATTGCACAAACACATCAACCACGCGGTGCGACAAAAGAAGGGCACACACGTTGCAACAGAAACTTAAGGCGCTTTGGAAGAAAGGA encodes:
- a CDS encoding efflux RND transporter periplasmic adaptor subunit is translated as MAELKERHAQLSKEIHDLEQELVGQNRDTSFFKTKNVSVSAVSPGLFEYYVKTQGVVEAENNILVSARSMGILSSVSVSEGQSVKQGQILARVDNSLILRNMELIETQLRLAETVYDRQKNLWEKKIGTEVQYLQAKTNKESFEKQLHSVQEQNEMTYIKAPIAGVVDQVMVKVGENIAPGMPAVRIVNMDKLKLVAKISEAYINTIAKGDSVQVLLPDLTTTMRARVTFTSRSIDPLSRTFTIEAKLPTSRDLRPNMTAIVKVVFHREENALTVPINVVQEVNGEKVVYVAEQKGSVIIARKRIISVTGVADNLAQVQGLHPGEQVITFGFQGLQDGDVIKI